In one Rhinopithecus roxellana isolate Shanxi Qingling chromosome 1, ASM756505v1, whole genome shotgun sequence genomic region, the following are encoded:
- the ASCL5 gene encoding achaete-scute homolog 5, translating into MNNNFCRALVDRRPLGPPSCMQLGVVPPPRQAPLPPAEPLGNVPFLLYPGPAEQPYYDAYAGVFPYVPFPGAFGVYEYPFEPAFIQKRNERERQRVKCVNEGYARLRGHLPGALAEKRLSKVETLRAAIRYIKYLQELLSSAPDGATPPAARGLPGTGPCPAPPAAPRPDRPGDGEARAPSSLLPESSESSCFSPSPFLESEESCH; encoded by the coding sequence ATGAACAATAACTTCTGCCGGGCTCTGGTGGACCGGAGGCCCCTGGGGCCCCCCAGCTGCATGCAGCTGGGCGTCGTGCCCCCTCCCCGGCAGGCGCCCCTGCCTCCCGCCGAGCCCCTGGGCAACGTGCCCTTCCTGCTGTACCCGGGCCCAGCCGAGCAGCCCTACTACGACGCTTACGCCGGGGTGTTCCCCTATGTGCCCTTCCCCGGCGCCTTCGGGGTCTACGAATACCCCTTCGAGCCAGCCTTCATCCAGAAGCGCAACGAGCGCGAGCGGCAGCGCGTTAAGTGCGTCAACGAGGGCTACGCGCGCCTCCGCGGCCACCTCCCCGGCGCCCTGGCAGAGAAACGACTTAGCAAGGTGGAGACACTGCGCGCCGCCATCCGCTACATCAAGTACCTGCAGGAGCTGCTGAGCTCGGCCCCAGACGGCGCGACGCCCCCTGCCGCCCGCGGCCTCCCGGGCACCGGGCCCTGCCCCGCGCCGCCCGCCGCCCCCCGACCCGACCGCCCTGGCGACGGCGAGGCCCGGGCGCCCTCCTCCCTGTTACCGGAGTCATCCGAGTCCTCCTGCTTCTCCCCCTCGCCTTTCTTGGAATCGGAGGAATCCTGCCATTGA